The Cheilinus undulatus linkage group 2, ASM1832078v1, whole genome shotgun sequence genome has a window encoding:
- the LOC121525872 gene encoding protein phosphatase 1D-like, producing the protein MENHLLMRVSVFTDQGGRKYMEDVTEVIVEPEPGEDEPTSDEPDENSGGILTVHSPAGNTDRSVEPFGTSLVSEAQCEPVRTGDQSVLVETPLPGGQSPTRAQPSPACRSRRSVAFFAVFDGHGGREAAQFAREYLWEFMKKQRGFWSECDREVCAAIRKGFIACHHAMWKKLPEWPKTLTGLPSTSGTTASVVVIRGNRMYVAHVGDSAVVLGVQDDPTVPFIRAVEVTQDHKPELPRERERIEGLGGSVIKKSGVNRVVWKRPRLSHNGPVRRSTVIDQIPFLAVARALGDLWSYDFYSGEFVVSPEPDTSVVILDPRKHRYIILGSDGLWNMVPPQEAISMCQNNDEAMAPCGVSSARHLVSHALLRWRQRMLRADNTSAIVIALQDFGISQDTLQNEEVLLDLSKISQCPPTSISRANTPLLQRPPEEDAPSTMCDLLPALERRDGLSGSNSLYHMNLSDPFSLTPLCSNGSTELPSQSSPPDRTVSTRTTNSKRTFDASSLSPTGPPAKKARRRTADRTADRPPLGQHNAEKKQKETNNVSPILQQHNKNTVCVC; encoded by the exons ATGGAAAACCATCTTTTAATGCGAGTGAGTGTTTTCACCGACCAAGGAGGCAGGAAATACATGGAAGATGTGACCGAGGTCATAGTGGAGCCCGAGCCGGGAGAAGACGAGCCGACGTCGGATGAACCTGATGAGAACAGTGGCGGAATCCTCACCGTTCATTCACCGGCCGGCAACACAGACCGGAGCGTTGAACCTTTCGGGACCTCTCTGGTTTCAGAAGCACAATGTGAACCAGTACGAACGGGAGACCAAAGTGTACTAGTGGAAACACCTTTACCGGGAGGTCAGAGCCCGACTAGAGCTCAGCCGAGCCCCGCGTGTCGTTCCCGCCGGTCGGTGGCGTTCTTCGCCGTATTTGACGGACACGGGGGGCGCGAGGCTGCACAGTTTGCACGGGAGTATTTGTGGGAATTCATGAAGAAACAACGGGGGTTCTGGTCGGAATGTGACCGGGAGGTGTGTGCTGCTATACGCAAAGGATTTATAGCCTGCCATCATGCAATGTGGAAAAAGCTAC CTGAATGGCCAAAGACACTGACCGGCCTTCCAAGCACATCTGGCACCACAGCAAGTGTCGTAGTGATCAGAGGAAACCGCATGTATGTGGCCCATGTTGGGGACTCTGCAGTGGTTTTGGGGGTGCAGGATGACCCCACAGTCCCATTCATAAGAGCAGTGGAAGTCACGCAAGACCACAAACCTGAACTACCCAGAGAGAGGGAGCGTATTGAAGGTCTCGGAGGAAG TGTAATCAAGAAGTCTGGAGTGAACCGGGTTGTCTGGAAGAGGCCGAGGCTGAGTCACAACGGCCCGGTCCGTCGGAGCACCGTCATCGACCAGATACCGTTCCTGGCAGTAGCTCGAGCTCTAg GTGATCTGTGGAGCTATGACTTCTACAGCGGGGAGTTTGTAGTTTCTCCTGAGCCTGACACAAGTGTGGTGATACTCGACCCCAGAAAACACCGTTACATCATCCTGGGCAGCGATGGTCTGTGGAACATGGTGCCACCGCAAGAAGCCATATCCATGTGTCAGAATAATGATGAGGCAATG GCACCTTGTGGAGTCTCGAGTGCTCGCCATCTGGTCAGCCATGCTCTGCTGAGGTGGCGACAGCGCATGTTGCGTGCCGACAACACCAGTGCCATTGTCATCGCCCTGCAGGACTTTGGGATTTCCCAAGACACATTGCAAAATGAGGAAGTGTTGCTTGACCTATCAAAGATCTCCCAGTGTCCTCCCACCTCCATCTCCCGCGCTAACACTCCTCTccttcag CGGCCTCCAGAGGAAGACGCTCCCTCCACCATGTGTGACCTCCTCCCTGCCTTGGAGCGACGAGACGGACTATCAGGAAGCAACAGCCTGTACCACATGAATCTGTCTGACCCATTCTCTCTGACCCCTCTGTGTTCCAACGGTAGCACTGAATTACCCAGTCAGTCCAGTCCGCCTGACAGGACGGTCAGCACTAGGACAACAAACAGCAAACGAACTTTTGACGCTTCCTCGCTGTCGCCCACTGGCCCGCCGGCCAAGAAAGCACGGCGCAGGACTGCTGACAGGACTGCTGACAGGCCGCCGCTGGGCCAACACAACGCagagaagaaacagaaagagacCAACAATGTGTCGCCCATTCTGCAGCAGcataacaaaaacacagtgtgtgtgtgctga